A window of Aerococcus urinae contains these coding sequences:
- a CDS encoding LysM peptidoglycan-binding domain-containing protein — protein MKKTKKIMLGTSVLTSAALAAVIAPNVDAAEYTIKVGDTLSELALQFNTTIEELRDGNNIEDVNLIFAGETLDVPSAETPQASNKKEVKAEKPAPAPAAKTTTSQTADANGVYTVVAGDTLNKIAAQFNTTAQAIRDLNGLQGDLILIGQQLQVKVALQESPAPVAEYQAAPQASVVEEEKLVTELPEVTANEGHVEEKVSPVEAPTSPEVAEAEVAPETEVVEAEVASPAPAKEVKVEETVVSEAAPAKEAAEKAQAEQAQVQAAKEAQVQAEQAAKEAEAQKAAQAAKEAEAQKAAQAQAQAEQAAKEAEAQRAAQAAKEAEEQKAAQAAKQAEIEKAQLQAQTYQAANTQVQAQPVSTNNATVLSAYDGSVDPRGLAPAGQCTYYVINRLHALGKPVPGPMGNANQWAYTASNHGIPVSNTPTVGSVVSFPAGVAGASGYGHVAFVEGVNPDGSIRISEMNFGGSPNVTYRTVDAGSAAASSYIHF, from the coding sequence ATGAAAAAGACAAAGAAAATCATGTTAGGAACATCTGTACTGACTTCAGCGGCCTTGGCTGCTGTTATCGCACCAAATGTTGATGCGGCTGAATATACCATTAAGGTAGGAGACACCCTATCTGAGTTAGCACTTCAATTTAATACTACTATTGAAGAATTACGTGACGGTAACAACATTGAAGATGTTAACCTTATCTTCGCTGGGGAAACCTTAGACGTTCCTTCTGCAGAAACACCTCAAGCTTCTAATAAAAAAGAAGTTAAAGCTGAAAAACCAGCACCAGCACCTGCTGCAAAAACCACTACTAGCCAAACTGCAGATGCTAATGGCGTTTACACGGTTGTTGCTGGAGACACTTTAAACAAAATTGCTGCTCAATTTAACACCACTGCTCAAGCCATTCGTGATTTGAACGGTTTACAAGGGGACTTAATCTTAATTGGTCAACAATTACAAGTGAAAGTGGCTTTACAAGAAAGCCCAGCTCCAGTTGCTGAATACCAAGCAGCTCCTCAAGCTTCAGTTGTTGAAGAAGAAAAATTAGTTACTGAACTTCCTGAAGTGACTGCCAATGAAGGACATGTAGAAGAAAAGGTCAGTCCAGTTGAAGCACCAACAAGTCCAGAAGTGGCAGAAGCAGAAGTCGCTCCTGAAACAGAAGTTGTTGAAGCAGAAGTCGCTAGCCCAGCTCCAGCCAAAGAAGTAAAAGTTGAAGAAACTGTAGTTAGTGAAGCTGCTCCAGCAAAAGAAGCTGCTGAAAAAGCTCAGGCAGAACAAGCGCAAGTCCAAGCTGCTAAAGAAGCGCAAGTTCAAGCAGAACAAGCAGCTAAAGAGGCAGAAGCTCAAAAAGCTGCTCAAGCCGCTAAGGAAGCTGAAGCGCAAAAGGCCGCTCAAGCGCAAGCCCAAGCGGAACAAGCTGCCAAGGAAGCCGAAGCCCAAAGAGCCGCTCAAGCCGCTAAGGAAGCTGAAGAACAAAAGGCAGCCCAAGCTGCTAAACAAGCTGAAATTGAAAAGGCTCAATTACAAGCCCAAACTTACCAAGCAGCTAATACCCAAGTCCAAGCCCAACCAGTAAGCACAAACAATGCGACTGTCTTATCTGCTTACGATGGGAGTGTTGACCCACGTGGTTTAGCTCCAGCAGGACAATGTACTTATTATGTGATTAACCGCCTACATGCCTTAGGCAAACCAGTTCCTGGTCCTATGGGTAACGCTAACCAGTGGGCATATACTGCAAGTAATCATGGTATCCCAGTATCAAATACACCAACCGTCGGCTCTGTGGTTTCCTTCCCAGCCGGTGTTGCAGGTGCATCTGGTTATGGCCACGTTGCCTTTGTTGAAGGGGTTAACCCAGATGGTTCCATCCGTATTTCAGAAATGAACTTCGGTGGTTCACCAAACGTGACTTACCGTACCGTTGATGCTGGTTCTGCAGCAGCCTCATCCTACATCCATTTCTAA
- a CDS encoding RsmB/NOP family class I SAM-dependent RNA methyltransferase has translation MSLALEFIDKFNQLLGDEAADFFAALNKGEAQKAFRINPLKAKAQAICQSYLSEDLTPCPYSPWGYLGQVDGNSPIHQAGLVYSQEASAMAVASVVQAQPGEKILDLCAAPGGKSTQIAADMQGQGLLVANEIIPKRAKILAENIERMGISNALVTNHAPESLAAYFPSFFDKILVDAPCSGEGMFTKSQAAREGWTKETPFLCQERQKEILSQAVRMLKAGGQLIYSTCTFSPEENEEIIAWLLDQGDFDLEWIDQFPAETISRGRSDWSQSDYDLSACVRIWPHRSIGEGHFIARLKAKDSLNTDQVVAKTKKVRHKKGKKHASKAKSSPYRLLEPEERKNLASLSQNFPSEDYQHRELVAKGDQVWLLPPGITYQMLVEGPLNQLHSLRLGLHLGSLLKNRFQPSYAWAMALAPKATYPQIEISYNDWKNYVQGLTLAYPGNQAWVLLVYQGMVISFGKQVQGTVKNFFPKGLRFHP, from the coding sequence ATGTCGCTTGCTTTGGAATTTATCGATAAATTTAACCAGCTCTTGGGTGATGAAGCTGCTGACTTCTTCGCCGCCCTTAATAAAGGAGAGGCCCAGAAAGCCTTTCGGATCAACCCCCTAAAAGCCAAGGCCCAAGCCATTTGCCAGTCTTACTTATCAGAAGATTTAACCCCCTGTCCCTATAGTCCATGGGGTTATCTAGGCCAAGTAGACGGAAACTCTCCCATCCATCAAGCCGGCCTAGTCTATAGCCAGGAAGCCTCAGCCATGGCGGTTGCTAGTGTGGTTCAAGCCCAGCCGGGAGAAAAAATCCTCGACCTCTGTGCCGCACCAGGGGGGAAGTCCACCCAAATTGCTGCTGATATGCAGGGTCAAGGGCTCTTGGTCGCTAATGAAATTATTCCTAAGCGGGCCAAAATCTTAGCTGAAAACATTGAAAGAATGGGCATTTCCAACGCACTCGTGACCAACCATGCCCCCGAGAGTCTGGCTGCTTATTTTCCGAGCTTTTTCGATAAGATTCTAGTTGATGCTCCCTGTTCCGGTGAGGGCATGTTTACTAAAAGTCAAGCCGCTCGTGAGGGCTGGACCAAAGAAACGCCTTTTCTCTGCCAAGAGCGACAAAAGGAAATTCTGAGCCAAGCTGTTCGGATGCTAAAAGCAGGTGGTCAATTAATCTATTCCACCTGTACCTTCTCCCCAGAGGAAAACGAAGAGATTATTGCTTGGCTATTGGACCAGGGTGACTTTGACTTAGAATGGATTGATCAATTTCCTGCTGAAACGATCTCTAGGGGACGAAGTGACTGGAGTCAATCTGACTATGACCTCTCCGCCTGTGTAAGAATTTGGCCTCATCGTTCCATCGGCGAGGGCCACTTTATTGCCCGCCTCAAAGCCAAAGACAGTCTTAATACTGACCAAGTAGTGGCGAAAACTAAGAAGGTCCGCCATAAGAAGGGTAAAAAACATGCAAGTAAGGCTAAGTCTTCACCCTACCGCTTATTAGAGCCAGAAGAAAGGAAAAATCTCGCTTCCCTTAGCCAAAACTTCCCTAGTGAGGACTACCAACATCGAGAGCTGGTAGCTAAAGGCGACCAGGTTTGGCTCCTTCCCCCCGGCATTACTTATCAGATGCTGGTGGAGGGTCCCCTCAATCAATTACACAGTCTCCGTCTGGGTCTCCACCTAGGAAGCTTACTTAAAAACCGCTTCCAACCCAGCTACGCGTGGGCCATGGCCTTGGCCCCCAAAGCCACTTACCCTCAAATTGAAATCAGCTACAATGATTGGAAAAATTATGTCCAAGGCCTCACCTTAGCTTATCCTGGCAACCAAGCTTGGGTCCTCTTAGTTTACCAAGGGATGGTCATTAGCTTCGGCAAACAAGTCCAAGGAACCGTTAAAAACTTCTTTCCCAAGGGATTGCGTTTTCACCCATGA
- a CDS encoding biotin--[acetyl-CoA-carboxylase] ligase, translated as MTTSQAVLGQLMVAPLSGQVLADQLNLSRNAVWKAVESLRKEGFIIESGKQGYQIQALPQRLNHNLLTYYLDQEKSKWKLILLDEVGSTNEYIKAYKSQHQDDLVLCASQKQTAGKGRLGKSFYSSLEDGLYVSLALKPNCSSPAEVPLYTLLAASAVIDTLESYLAEPIQVKWVNDLFYQGHKAAGILCEMVSDLEIPSVSYIVVGLGLNLAGDLSKVADIREIAGTFFGKELPKDFNINQFLADLIHCFMTYHHHFAQGEFLDTYKKHLLGLGKEVSYQENQVNKTGKIKGINEQGQLLVEDSAGNIHALLSPNIHFGSQQFVSD; from the coding sequence ATGACAACCAGTCAAGCGGTTTTAGGGCAGCTTATGGTAGCGCCTCTTAGTGGCCAGGTCCTAGCCGACCAACTCAACCTCTCCCGTAATGCAGTATGGAAGGCGGTTGAAAGTCTGCGTAAGGAAGGCTTCATCATCGAATCGGGAAAGCAAGGCTATCAGATTCAGGCCCTACCTCAACGGCTAAATCACAATTTATTGACATATTACCTGGACCAAGAGAAAAGCAAGTGGAAGCTCATTCTTTTAGATGAAGTGGGGTCTACCAATGAGTATATCAAGGCCTATAAGAGTCAACACCAAGATGACTTGGTTCTTTGTGCTAGTCAAAAACAAACTGCCGGAAAGGGACGTCTAGGGAAAAGCTTCTATTCTTCCTTAGAGGATGGCTTGTATGTCAGTTTGGCTCTGAAGCCCAATTGTTCTAGCCCAGCTGAAGTGCCTCTCTACACCCTCTTAGCGGCCAGTGCCGTGATCGACACTTTGGAGAGTTACTTAGCTGAACCCATCCAGGTCAAATGGGTTAACGATCTCTTCTACCAAGGTCACAAGGCAGCCGGAATCCTTTGCGAAATGGTCTCTGACTTAGAGATTCCTAGTGTGTCTTATATTGTCGTCGGTTTGGGTTTAAATTTAGCCGGTGACTTGTCTAAAGTGGCTGATATTAGGGAAATTGCTGGGACCTTTTTTGGAAAAGAATTGCCTAAAGACTTTAATATTAACCAATTTTTGGCTGACCTTATCCATTGTTTTATGACCTACCATCACCACTTTGCCCAAGGTGAGTTTCTAGATACCTATAAGAAACACCTGCTGGGTCTGGGTAAAGAAGTAAGCTACCAAGAAAACCAGGTCAATAAAACTGGAAAAATAAAAGGGATTAATGAACAAGGCCAGCTCTTAGTGGAAGATAGCGCAGGAAACATCCATGCTCTGCTCAGCCCCAATATTCATTTTGGGAGTCAACAATTCGTTAGCGACTAG
- a CDS encoding CsbD family protein has protein sequence MSEKFDQIKGKVKETAGKVFDDKETENEGKTEDLSAQAKEAVNDVKDSVKGAVDGVKNSFSDDKE, from the coding sequence ATGTCAGAAAAATTTGATCAAATTAAGGGTAAAGTCAAAGAAACCGCTGGAAAAGTATTTGATGACAAAGAAACCGAAAACGAAGGCAAGACTGAAGACCTATCTGCCCAAGCTAAAGAAGCAGTTAACGATGTGAAGGACTCCGTAAAGGGAGCAGTTGATGGGGTTAAGAATAGCTTTTCAGACGACAAAGAATAA
- a CDS encoding lipoate--protein ligase: MFFIDTSRHGQAVYDPIVNQSLDNYLINDLALEGHGLIMYINAPCVIIGKNQNAYAEVDLDYLEKNDITLVRRTGGGGAVYQDYGNIVFENIVVGDTSHYGDFSYYAQPIIDALTALGIEGVQLKGRNDIVVDDLKISGMSMVKVENALAAGGTLLYDLDTQQAGRVLTPNQDKLKTKGVKSVDKRVSNLKPLLQGELADLSTEAFKEALLKEIFHTEDLDSIPRYTLTDEDWAIIDQRVADFYGKDEWNYGSNPGFHYYKTAYYLGVGTVAFNFNINDGVITDFKTYGDMSFGQPDQVDQAMIGKTYDQAGIAAGLKAGHYQDNIGKLPIEDLVSLILN, from the coding sequence ATGTTTTTTATTGATACGTCACGCCATGGTCAAGCGGTTTATGATCCCATTGTGAACCAATCTTTGGATAATTATTTGATCAATGACCTAGCCCTGGAGGGCCACGGCTTAATTATGTATATTAATGCCCCCTGTGTCATTATCGGTAAAAACCAAAATGCCTATGCAGAAGTTGACCTGGACTATTTAGAAAAGAATGATATCACATTAGTCCGGCGTACGGGTGGTGGGGGAGCTGTTTATCAAGACTATGGGAACATTGTCTTTGAGAATATTGTCGTTGGTGATACCTCACATTATGGTGATTTTTCTTACTATGCCCAACCGATTATTGATGCCTTGACTGCTCTAGGAATTGAAGGCGTTCAACTCAAAGGCCGTAATGATATTGTGGTGGACGACTTAAAAATTTCTGGCATGTCCATGGTCAAGGTAGAAAACGCCTTGGCAGCTGGTGGGACCCTTTTATATGATTTGGATACCCAACAAGCGGGTCGGGTGCTGACCCCTAACCAAGATAAGTTGAAAACCAAAGGGGTCAAGTCAGTGGACAAACGAGTTTCTAACTTAAAACCGCTATTGCAGGGTGAGTTAGCTGACTTATCTACAGAAGCATTTAAGGAGGCCCTGCTTAAGGAGATCTTCCATACAGAGGACTTGGATAGTATCCCACGCTATACCTTAACCGATGAGGACTGGGCGATTATTGACCAACGGGTGGCTGATTTTTATGGGAAGGATGAATGGAATTATGGGTCAAATCCTGGCTTCCATTACTATAAGACAGCTTATTACCTTGGGGTAGGAACCGTAGCTTTTAACTTTAATATTAATGATGGAGTTATTACTGACTTCAAGACCTATGGAGATATGAGTTTTGGACAACCGGACCAAGTCGACCAAGCCATGATTGGAAAGACTTATGACCAAGCTGGAATTGCTGCAGGACTAAAAGCTGGCCACTACCAAGATAATATTGGCAAGCTTCCTATCGAGGACTTAGTCTCTCTTATCCTGAATTAA
- a CDS encoding biotin transporter BioY, whose amino-acid sequence MKTKEITRIALMIALLVIASQLTIPIGIVPFTLQTFAVNLIALFLKPKEAFLTTLLYLLGGLIGLPFFAGFHGGFQSVLTPSFGFIIGFLAAASLVSTYLAKQVNPGPKEYLVALVINYLVTNSIGFVYMAFILNSYMGKGLSIGGLLAIGITPFILAEILKSALAFVLALRLRPLLKRRNLLD is encoded by the coding sequence ATGAAAACCAAAGAAATAACTCGTATTGCTTTAATGATAGCCTTATTGGTTATCGCTTCTCAGTTAACTATTCCGATTGGGATTGTTCCCTTTACCCTACAAACCTTTGCAGTTAACTTAATTGCCCTATTTTTAAAACCTAAGGAAGCCTTTCTTACCACCTTGCTCTACTTATTGGGCGGATTAATCGGCTTACCTTTCTTTGCTGGCTTCCATGGAGGCTTCCAAAGTGTCCTAACCCCTTCTTTTGGCTTTATTATTGGCTTTCTTGCTGCCGCTAGCCTGGTTTCAACCTATTTAGCTAAGCAAGTCAATCCAGGGCCTAAAGAATATCTAGTTGCCCTAGTCATTAATTACTTAGTGACCAATTCAATTGGTTTTGTCTATATGGCCTTTATTTTAAACAGCTATATGGGAAAGGGGCTTTCCATCGGTGGACTTTTAGCCATTGGGATCACTCCCTTTATTCTGGCTGAAATCCTCAAAAGTGCCCTGGCCTTTGTCTTAGCCCTGCGTTTACGTCCACTCTTAAAACGCAGAAACTTACTTGACTAA
- a CDS encoding ClC family H(+)/Cl(-) exchange transporter, translated as MKTSPFKTNKLQTEVAKSHALSIIEAIAVGALAGFFAVLYRYLLGYASQWHTWLFSQNHLSFIAITIITVILMAWVTGYLLKRSPLSGGSGIPQVTGELLGQFNMPVLSLLLSKFVGGLFAIISGMSLGREGPSIQIGAAVAKGYSKKRQTSPEDTRLLITAGAAAGLAAAFNAPIAASLFVLEEIHKSISSFILIPALISAILADLISKSLFGLQPSFALKTPKSFPLKLYFALILLGIASALIGYCFSKSLLALQTTMQKFFPKIIHRVMVGFLLAALVSYGFSWITGSGHELVFDFIAQPFSLKLLLIILFAKIFFTAFCYSTGVPGGIFLPTLAIGCLSGASVFMLIQLFLPIDSALLTNFMVLGMVGVLTAVVRSPLTSIILVVEMVGNLNNLLPLAIVAALAYVICERLGLAPIYESLYERMQDKAATKLTKKKISLTYQVSVLSQFNQLAVKDLAFPPSALLLNIERKGQSITPHGDTTLQALDTVKVLLDEDDLATSKKYIHSMNKD; from the coding sequence GTGAAAACAAGTCCGTTCAAAACCAATAAATTGCAGACCGAAGTGGCTAAGTCACACGCCCTCTCAATCATCGAGGCCATTGCCGTAGGAGCCTTAGCGGGATTCTTCGCAGTCCTCTACCGCTATTTATTAGGCTATGCTTCCCAGTGGCACACTTGGCTCTTTAGCCAAAATCATTTAAGCTTTATCGCTATAACTATCATTACGGTCATCCTGATGGCTTGGGTTACCGGCTACTTATTAAAACGGTCCCCCCTCTCTGGAGGCAGTGGCATCCCTCAGGTGACGGGAGAATTACTGGGACAATTTAATATGCCGGTTCTTTCCTTATTATTATCAAAATTTGTAGGGGGGCTTTTTGCCATCATTAGCGGGATGTCTTTAGGACGTGAGGGTCCTTCCATCCAAATCGGAGCGGCTGTGGCTAAGGGTTACAGTAAAAAACGCCAGACCAGTCCTGAAGACACTCGCCTCTTAATTACCGCCGGAGCCGCTGCCGGTTTAGCCGCTGCCTTTAATGCTCCAATTGCGGCGAGCTTATTTGTATTAGAAGAAATTCATAAGAGTATTTCTTCCTTTATCTTAATTCCAGCCCTGATTTCAGCTATCCTGGCTGACTTGATCTCTAAATCGCTATTTGGTTTACAGCCCTCCTTTGCCCTAAAAACACCAAAAAGCTTTCCCTTAAAACTTTATTTTGCTCTTATCCTTTTGGGGATAGCCTCTGCTCTTATCGGCTATTGCTTTTCCAAGTCACTTTTAGCCTTGCAAACCACCATGCAAAAGTTTTTTCCAAAAATAATTCACCGAGTGATGGTCGGTTTCCTATTGGCTGCTTTAGTTTCCTATGGTTTTTCTTGGATAACCGGGTCAGGGCATGAACTGGTTTTTGACTTTATCGCCCAACCCTTTTCCCTGAAGCTCCTCTTAATCATTCTCTTTGCCAAGATTTTCTTTACCGCCTTTTGCTATAGCACGGGGGTTCCGGGCGGAATTTTTCTTCCTACATTGGCCATTGGTTGTCTCAGTGGGGCTAGCGTTTTTATGCTTATTCAGCTTTTTCTTCCTATTGATTCAGCCTTATTAACTAATTTCATGGTTTTAGGCATGGTTGGGGTTCTAACGGCTGTAGTACGCTCTCCCTTAACTTCTATCATTCTCGTTGTGGAAATGGTAGGCAATCTCAACAACCTCCTGCCCTTGGCCATTGTGGCTGCCCTTGCCTATGTCATCTGCGAAAGACTGGGCCTGGCGCCTATTTATGAAAGTCTTTATGAACGGATGCAGGACAAAGCAGCGACAAAGCTCACCAAGAAAAAAATTAGCCTCACTTACCAAGTGAGTGTCCTCTCCCAATTTAACCAGCTAGCCGTTAAAGACTTAGCCTTTCCGCCTAGTGCCCTGCTCTTAAATATTGAGCGCAAGGGGCAAAGTATCACCCCACATGGTGATACCACACTCCAAGCCCTAGATACTGTAAAGGTCTTGTTAGATGAAGACGATTTAGCCACTAGTAAAAAATATATCCACTCTATGAATAAAGATTAA